Proteins encoded in a region of the Takifugu flavidus isolate HTHZ2018 chromosome 8, ASM371156v2, whole genome shotgun sequence genome:
- the LOC130529505 gene encoding IQ motif and SEC7 domain-containing protein 1-like isoform X10: protein MLERKYGGRFITRHAARTIQTAFRQYQMNKNFERLRSSMSENRMSRRIVLSNMRMQLSFEGPEKVHSSYFEGRQVSMTEDGTPLSLVQSECGDIEVHHQANVASHPAPQGDLTDAITELEDTFSRQVKSLAESIDDALNCRSLQGDEGTDPEAMGCRKVEREMPYQVKSHRRGGGRLDDETMASYSDVTLFIDEEDMSPSIALSRSGEQPSSTESDLRLRSVNSSQEYWPIDPKDEGRDTDTSCRSTPSLDCQDQRLRMDHLPLLTIEPPSDSSAELSDRSERSSVKRPPAYEPHGHIVTSSQASPKHILHGPPPRAPSRDDDAPLRHRHRQLESHLAINGSANRQSKSESDFSDGDNDSINSTSNSNDTINCSSESSSRDSLREQTLSKQTYHKETRNSWDSPIFSNDVIRKRHYRIGLNLFNKKPEKGIQYLTERGFIPDTPVGVAHFLLQRKGLSRQMIGEFLGNRQKQFNRDVLDCVVDEMDFQSMELDEALRKFQNHIRVQGEAQKVERLIEAFSQRYCICNPTVVRQFRNPDTIFILAFAIILLNTDMYSPNVKPERKMKLEDFIKNLRGVDDGEDIPRETLVGIYERIRKRELKTNEDHVSQVQKVEKLIVGKKPIGSLHHGLGCVLSLPHRRLVCYCRLFEVPDPNKLQKLGLHQREIFLFNDLLVVTKIFQKKKNSVTYSFRQSFSLYGMQVMLFESQCKYYPNGIRLTSAIPGADIKVLINFNAPNPQDRKKFTDDLRESIAEVQEMEKYRIESELEKQKGVVRPSMSQSSGLKKEAGNGTMNRASLDDTYAMGEGLKRSALSSSLRDLSEAGKRGRRSSAGSLDSNMEGSIISSPHTRRRATTPHEGAPRGHPSVPNPASTSILGSLFGSKRGKPSSQSHSPLPPPGHPTLISHKPHPTNLHHTAQVTHTVQAQHHGHHSHYCQAPQNPPPYHHHHHYHPPPHTQYHQHPAYASHGHQHSHPQHSHYSQHPHHAPHPQHLPHHHSQQAGSGTGGPKPKHSGISTVV from the exons ATGTTGGAGCGTAAATATGGCGGACGGTTCATAACTCGCCATGCGGCCCGCACCATCCAGACAGCCTTCCGGCAGTATCAAATGAACAAGAACTTTGAACGTCTCAGAAGCTCTATGTCTGAGAACCGCATGTCCAGACGCATTGTTCTCTCCAACATGAGGATGCAGCTCTCGTTCGAGGGACCTGAAAAAGTGCACAGTTCCTACTTCGAGGGAAGACAGGTGTCCATGACAGAGGACGGCACTCCGCTGTCTCTGGTGCAGTCAGAATGTGGGGATATCGAAGTGCACCATCAGGCCAACGTGGCTTCTCATCCAGCTCCGCAGGGCGACCTGACGGACGCCATCACGGAGCTGGAGGACACTTTTTCCAGGCAGGTCAAATCCCTGGCCGAGTCGATAGATGATGCACTGAACTGTCGCAGCCTTCAGGGCGACGAGGGCACCGACCCGGAGGCGATGGGCTGCCGTAAAGTGGAGCGAGAAATGCCCTATCAGGTGAAGTCCCACCGCAGGGGAGGCGGGCGCCTGGACGATGAAACAATGGCCTCGTACAGCGATGTGACTCTGTTCATAGACGAGGAGGACATGTCCCCGTCCATCGCTCTGTCCAGGTCAGGGGAACAGCCGTCCAGCACAGAATCAGACCTCCGGTTACGATCTGTTAACTCTTCCCAGGAGTACTGGCCCATTGACCCCAAAGATGAGGGTCGTGACACGGACACAAGCTGCCGTAGCACGCCTTCTCTGGACtgccaggaccagcgtctcagAATGGACCACCTGCCTCTGTTGACCATCGAACCTCCCAGTGACAGCTCGGCAGAGCTCAGCGACCGCTCCGAGCGCAGCTCTGTCAAGCGGCCGCCTGCATACGAGCCCCACGGCCACATCGTCACGTCGTCCCAGGCCAGCCCGAAACACATCCTCCACGGGCCTCCGCCGCGAGCTCCCTCTCGTGACGACGACGCGCCTCTGCGCCACCGGCACCGGCAGCTGGAAAGCCACCTCGCCATCAACGGCTCGGCCAACCGGCAGAGCAAATCGGAGTCGGACTTCTCGGACGGGGACAACGACAGCATCAACAGCACGTCCAACTCCAACGACACCATTAACTGCAGCTCGGAGTCCTCGTCCAGGGACAGCCTGAGAGAGCAGACGCTCAGCAAGCAGACCTACCACAAGGAGACCAGGAACAGCTGGGACTCGCCCATCTTCAGCAACGACGTCATTCGGAAGAGGCACTACCGCATCGGCCTGAACCTCTTCAACAA GAAGCCCGAAAAAGGCATTCAGTACCTGACGGAGAGGGGGTTCATCCCCGACACACCGGTCGGCGTGGCGCACTTCCTTCTGCAGCGGAAGGGCTTGAGCCGGCAGATGATTGGGGAATTTCTCGGCAATCGACAGAAACAGTTCAACAGGGATGTCCTGGA CTGTGTTGTGGACGAAATGGACTTCCAGAGCATGGAGCTGGACGAGGCTCTCAGGAAATTTCAGAATCACATCCGCGTTCAGGGGGAAGCCCAGAAAGTGGAGCGGCTCATCGAAGCCTTCAG CCAGCGCTACTGCATCTGCAACCCCACAGTGGTGAGGCAGTTCAGGAATCCGGACACCATCTTCATCCTGGCGTTCGCCATCATCCTCCTCAACACTGACATGTACAGCCCCAACGTCAAACCcgagaggaagatgaagctggAGGACTTCATCAAAAACCTGAGAG GCGTGGATGACGGGGAGGATATCCCCAGAGAGACCCTGGTGGGCATCTACGAACGGATCCGCAAGCGGGAGCTCAAAACCAACGAAGACCACGTCTCCCAGGTGCAGAAGGTGGAAAAGCTCATCGTGGGAAAGAAACCA atTGGGTCGCTGCATCACGGCCTCGGATGT GTGCTCTCGCTGCCTCATCGCCGACTGGTCTGTTACTGCCGCCTGTTTGAAGTGCCAGACCCCAACAAGCTTCAGAAGCTGGGCCTGCACCAGCGGGAGATCTTCCTGTTCAACGACCTCCTCGTG GTCACCAAGATcttccagaagaagaagaactctGTGACGTACAGCTTCAGACAGTCCTTTTCCCTCTACGGAATGCAAGTGATGCTGTTTGAGAGTCAGTGTAAGT ATTATCCCAACGGGATCAGACTGACGTCGGCCATTCCAGGTGCGGACATCAAAGTCCTCATCAACTTCAATGCGCCTAACCCCCAGGACCGCAAAAAGTTCACAGATGACCTGCGGGAGTCCATCGCCGAAGTCCAGGAAATGGAGAAGTACAGAATAGAGT ctgagctggagaagcagaagggTGTGGTGAGGCCCAGCATGTCCCAGAGCTCCGGTCTGAAGAAGGAGGCTGGCAACGGCACCATGAACCGGGCCAGTCTGGATGACACCTACGCCATGGGGGAGGGGCTGAAGAGGAGCGCCCTGAGCAGCTCCCTGAGGGACCTCTCTGAAGCAG GCAAGCGGGGGCGTCGCAGCAGTGCAGGATCACTAGACAGCAATATGGAA GGGTCCATCATTAGCAGTCCGCACACGCGCCGAAGAGCCACCACGCCTCACGAGGGCGCCCCCCGCGGCCACCCCTCCGTCCCTAACCCGGCATCAACTTCCATCCTGGGGTCGCTTTTTGGCAGCAAGCGAGGGAAACCATCGTCCCAGAGCCACTCTCCTCTGCCCCCGCCCGGTCACCCGACCCTCATATCCCACAAGCCCCACCCGACCAACCTGCACCACACAGcacaagtcacacacacagtgcaggCCCAACACCATGGTCACCATTCCCACTACTGCCAAGCCCCGCAAAACCCGCCgccctaccaccaccaccaccactaccacccGCCCCCCCACACTCAGTACCACCAGCACCCCGCTTACGCCTCGCACGGGCACCAACACTCGCACCCACAGCACAGCCACTACAGTCAGCATCCGCATCACGCGCCGCACCCCCAGCATCTTCCACACCATCACAGCCAGCAAGCGGGTTCAGGGACTGGCGGacccaaacccaaacacagTGGCATCAGTACCGTAGTGTGA